In a single window of the Branchiostoma floridae strain S238N-H82 chromosome 2, Bfl_VNyyK, whole genome shotgun sequence genome:
- the LOC118409437 gene encoding protein phosphatase 1G-like — translation MGAYLSEPKLEKDSADGSTSRLSYGVSAMQGWRISMEDAHNCIPEYDEKTSLFAVYDGHGGAEVAEYCAKYLPEHLQSMQLYKDGNLTDALQEGFLSFDEKLTQEDVVNELKQLAGLSEDEQNEQEIADDPEDEASLLKQEADMSIEEILARYGKAQNKATAALRKKNKFQSPVVKKTHSRVDGNCTENGEVEGSEAQGNCSKVEKSASKPEVSEASSTSFTKAEKSEPRDSSENEAKPKTTANGEGDGCPSSHTATAEDSAVGSSCAGSSSEIGAGDATCSNSGPCSSSTVAKVQGASSEGEGSAATPGQGSSSVEGSSSGQETAEDNGCSSVSSSTGGKGKGKGKKSTPAGEAGGSGSDSTPRGSRAPPDSSEEEEEEESEEDSDEDMFDEDDSEEDSDDLDDDEDEDGEEEEEDDADEGPIIFSDKEQPGSDSGTTAVVALLSQEKLYVGNAGDSRCVLCRAGRAIDMSIDHKPEDEEERDRILKAGGKVTQDGRVNGGLNLSRAIGDHCYKRNEDLPLKDQMITSLPDVRSIDMQPDDEFMVLACDGIWNVLTSQQVVDFVRNRLAEETPDGGKRTLSSICEELFDLCLAPDTTGDGTGCDNMTCIIVKLHSSQSGAKRPLESGQNEASQAKKPRPDEPDTSSG, via the exons ATGGGCGCCTACCTTTCCGAGCCAAAACTGGAGAAAGATTCTGCGGACGGAAGCACGTCTAGGCTGAGTTATGGCGTTTCTGCCATGCAAGGTTGGAGGATTTCAATGGAG GATGCCCACAACTGCATTCCTGAATATGATGAGAAGACATCCCTCTTTGCTGTATATGATGGGCATGGAG GAGCAGAGGTGGCAGAATACTGTGCAAAATACCTGCCTGAACACCTGCAGTCCATGCAGCTGTACAAGGATGGGAACCTAACAGATGCGCTGCAGGAGGGCTTCCTGTCGTTTGATGAGAAGCTGACACAGGAGGATGTGGTGAACGAGCTGAAGCAGCTAGCTGGGCTAAGTGAAGATGAACAGAATGAGCAAG AGATTGCTGATGACCCAGAAGACGAGGCATCACTTCTTAAACAAGAAGCTGACATGTCCATTGAGGAGATTTTGGCAAGATACGGCAAGGCACAGAACAAGGCTACAGCTGCACTGCGCAAGAAAAACAAATTCCAGTCACCAGtcgtaaaaaaaacacactccaGAGTAGACGGAAACTGTACAGAGAATGGGGAAGTGGAGGGGAGTGAAGCACAGGGGAACTGCAGCAAAGTGGAGAAGTCAGCATCCAAACCAGAAGTCTCCGAAGCCAGTAGCACAAGTTTTACGAAAGCAGAAAAGTCAGAACCAAGAGATTCAAGTGAGAATGAAGCCAAaccaaaaacaacagcaaatggGGAGGGGGATGGGTGTCCATCTAGTCACACAGCTACAGCAGAAGACTCAGCAGTGGGGAGTTCATGTGCTGGCTCCTCCTCAGAGATAGGTGCTGGGGATGCAACATGTTCAAACAGTGGTCCttgttcatcttctactgtcGCCAAGGTTCAGGGGGCATCATCAGAGGGTGAAGGGTCAGCTGCAACACCAGGTCAAGGGTCATCATCAGTGGAAGGGTCATCATCAGGTCAGGAGACAGCAGAAGACAATGGCTGCTCCTCTGTCAGCAGCAGTACTGGAGGAAAAGGGAAAGGCAAAG GTAAGAAGTCCACCCCAGCAGGTGAAGCAGGGGGTAGTGGGTCTGACTCCACCCCCAGGGGCAGCCGTGCGCCTCCTGACAGtagtgaggaggaggaggaggaggaatcAGAGGAGGACAGTGATG AAGATATGTTTGATGAAGATGATTCTGAGGAAGATTCTGATGATCTTGATGATGACGAGGATGAAGatggggaggaggaggaagaggatgaTGCAGATGAAGGACCAATCATTTTCTCTGACAAAGAACAG CCTGGTTCAGACAGTGGAACCACAGCAGTGGTGGCTCTGCTGAGTCAGGAGAAGCTGTATGTGGGGAATGCTGGGGATTCCCGCTGCGTGCTGTGTCGAGCGGGCCGTGCCATCGACATGTCTATAGACCACAAGCCTGAAGATGAGGAGGAGCGGGACAGGATACTGAAGGCTGGGGGCAAGGTCACTCAAGATGGCAGAGTCAACGGAGGACTAAACTTGTCCAGAGCAATTG GAGACCACTGTTACAAGAGGAATGAAGACCTTCCGCTGAAAGACCAGATGATCACCTCCCTGCCTGATGTCCGTTCTATAGACATGCAGCCTGATGATGAGTTCATGGTGCTGGCATGTGACGGCATCTG GAATGTCCTAACCAGCCAGCAGGTGGTGGACTTTGTGAGGAATAGATTAGCAGAGGAGACACCTGATGGAGGCAAGAGGACATTGTCTTCAATCTGTGAAGAG cTGTTTGACTTGTGTTTAGCACCAGACACCACGGGTGACGGTACAGGGTGTGACAATATGACCTGCATCATTGTCAAGCTTCACAGCAGCCAATCGGGAGCCAAGCGGCCGTTGGAAAGCGGACAGAATGAAGCAAGTCAAGCCAAGAAGCCACGACCAGATGAGCCAGACACATCAAGTGGCTAG